One Gossypium arboreum isolate Shixiya-1 chromosome 13, ASM2569848v2, whole genome shotgun sequence genomic window, AGTCTGGTCATGGTGTGTCAGATGAGCATGCTATTTCACTTCTAACTGCTAAGGCACGCAGGCCATTACATATTGATGGGGTGGCTCATGCTGCTGCAACACAAATCCAGAAAAAGTACCGTGgttggaagaaaagaaaagaattcttATTGATCCGGCAAAGAATTGTCAAAATCCAGGTTTGCTGCTCTGCTTTTGTCTTTGCTGATGGCTTACTTTCTTGGTTTATCTTTTCCTTTATCATCTCTTAACTTTTCCTCCGGAAAAGGTTTATTTCATAATCTGATGTACGAGGCATTTCCTAGGCAGTTTTTTTTACCTGACTTCTTTAAGGTTTTGGGTCTCTGTTAGTTTAAGGATCTGTTGATGTATTATTTACCTCCAAATTTTGAAGTCTTGAATTTTaatattgatttgaaatattttatggtATGAAGGCCCATGTTAGAGGACACCAGGTGAGGAAACAGTATAGAACAATCATCTGGTCGGTGGGTATTCTGGAGAAAGTTATTCTACGGTGGAGACGTAAAGGAAGTGGTTTGCGAGGATTTCGACGAGATGCAATTACCAAGGAACCTGACCCACAGTGCACGCCCTCGAAAGAGGATGATTATGATTTTCTTAAGGAAGGAAGGAAACAAACTGAGGAAAGGCTGCAAAAGGCACTTACTAGGGTTAAGTCCATGGCTCAGAATCCTGAAGGACGAGGTCAATATCGAAGGCTGCTGACCTTGGTTCAAGGGATTCGTGAGAACAAGGTATATCTTGTTTTCGTTTTATATAAATTTCTACTTTTGCTAAAGTTTATTACTTTAGGCCAATCATTGCAAGTAGATCTGTCAATTTTGATCTGAACCTGAAACCCTAAACTAAATTAAAATAGATTTGACCATAAAAGTCAACAATTCAAACCCGTCCTTCCTAGCTTGAACCCAAACCTGAAATGAAACAAGTGATTTGAAGTGAATCGAACCTAGAATGACTTGAACCCTAAATAGTTTGAACATGCAAAGATCCAACCCAAAAAATCAAGCTTCAAGTCAAAATTATCTTTAACCCAAAACAACTTGAGCATGAAATGACCTGAAAATTTTAGAACTCGAATTGACACGATCTAGATTGATCTAATCCAAAACAAACCTTCTCGCCAATTTGCAGGTCTAATTGCTAGTTTTGTAATACCAATTTTATATTCTTCAGATTGTATGCCGTAATTTTGATTGTAAAAAGGTGGTCCAAACAAATTTGTGCTCACCAGTTCTATTTTTTACCTCGATATTTTGTCAAAAGACCGACTATTTTTGAGATATTGTTTTACAGGCTTGTGATATGGTTCTGAGCAGTACAGAAGAAGCAGGTGAGGGTGAAGGAGACGGTGATGAAGACTTTATTGATATCGACTCTCTTTTAGATGATGAAACTTTCATGTCGATTGCATTCGAATAAGGTCCTTCGAACCTTTGCCCTATCAAAACTGTACAGAAACCGGTACGACAGCTTTCGTTGCAGCATTAGGAAGGGTTTTAACTTCCGTTGTGTCTGTAAATATAGCCATCTAACGTACATCGATTGTATGTTTGTTTTTAGGTGACATGTGAAATCCGTTTTTTACTTTTGTTTGTCAGGTTAAATAGTGACTTTAATCCCATATAAATTTCTTGACTCAGAAAAGGGTTAGAGTAGTATTTTATTGGTTGTTTCATGGGAGATTTAGCGTTAAAATCTGTTGAGAGGAAGGGGTTATGAGTGACATTTTAGATATTAATATGTACTTATTGATTCCCTTTGTGTGCTTAATTTCTGTTCAAATCTTTCTtctgttcttttctttttttggtttattttcaGATTTTGACCAACCCATTCTATTAAGTATTTTTgtttatgaattattttattttatttttatttgatgctaaactatttaaaagaaaataattaaaatctcATTTGATCAACTAAAATGGTTTTATTCTCTTGattgttctttttatttttaattttttcattactTGATTAAAATCGTTTTTGCAGGTTCCCTCTTATTAtcctcttttcttttatttatttattttacgatTGTCGGGTTAAAAGTTACTTGCATTGTATTTTACTCGCTATAAGGTAAAAACACAATATTCGtttcttcttatttttttaattttaaaaactcaTTCACTTATTTAATCAATTACTCTTGAAGATTATCAGTAAGTCAAAAAAACTTACACCGTCAAAATGTACGACGTATATAATGTCAGTAGATCATTTCACTTGTGGTTCAGTCACACTTATTTTTTAATGTAACAAGTTTTGCCATTTTAAGCAAGTGGATTTCAGGAAAAAAAGCAGTGTGTCTTGAAGGTGAATGTACATAGAGAAATGTTAAGTCGTTTTGGCATTGAGGAAGGTTTAAGAGCATGGATGAAGGCAGTGGCAAGGTAGCTCCCACATAATTTTCCTTTGCATTGCATTTAACCTTTTCAAGTTTCAGATTACAAACTGCATTCAGCTCTTCATCTAATGGGATGGTACTGATCAGAAACTCTCTTCGGGGGCAATTTCCGAAGGATAAACAACACCAATGCTGACGGAAGAATCTCTACCAACTATCGGAACAAAAATAAAAGATGGAAATACCGTTAGAAAACTCGCAAATATTCACATTGCATTACAATCTGTGTTATGCAAACCGGTCTAACCATCGTTCTACTTGTAGGGTCGATATCATTTTGATTCTAAATTGCTCAAACTTCAAAACGTTCTAACTGAATTATTAAAGTATCCATATGTACATTAAATGTTAGTTTAGATATAATATGGATGCAATTGTAAATACTCGTATTTTTGCTGTATGGACAATTCGAATTTAACATGTTAAAAAATGTCAATCAAACATAAAGAAGATTGTTTTTTTAAAGGTATTAGATTCAAATTGTTCAagtaataaatatacacatgtttATAATTTGATCAACGTGTTTTAAATATGTTCCATGTCAGATTTGAACTACCATTTAATTGTCCATGTTAATAATTAGATTAATGAAAGAGTTATATGGAAACATACCTATAGCGTGAAATTATGACCAGAGTTAGAATCTAATTGTAGCATGAATATAAGAATAGCAAAGTCAAGAAATCTTTATGTACCATGTAGTAGATAAGATTTAGGAGTGGATGATACAGAACATCGATATCGGCATTCTTGTCAAATACAGAGGCCAAAACCTGCAAAACAGAACCGACAGAAAACGATTTTCGTTACGTATATGCAACATATATGATTTAGTTTTTATCGAGCATGGCTTACCATGAAGCATCTTAGCAGGAAACAAGCACAACATATCCCTGTTACAAAGCCAACCTGCCATAGAAAAACACATCGAATGAGGATAAATGGTTTGAAAGGATATCAAAGTCTTTATAATTACCAGTTAACAAACCTCGAACAGCTTCTTTTGACGACCTCTGGATTCGATCGGGAAGCGTCTCAACATGAAGAACAACCTAACGACGTAAAACGCCAGAGAAGCGATTAGAGAAGGAAGGAAACCTAAAATCTGTTGTAGGGTCGATATCGACTCTTACCTCCCGCCATAGAGAATGAATCCGAATGCAGCGCAGAGTGAGATAACTGCAAAATGCAAATGCAACTACAGTAATCCAGCACCTTTTAAGTCACTCAAAAATCGAAATATGTCCATTACTTCTTCGGAAGCTATTCCATTTGATAACTTCATAAAAACGATTAATCAAACTACATTATAGCATCGGATAATGCAGATGCAAAACAGAAAAACATACCTGAAATGAAGAGTCTAGCAAATTCGATCGCAATCGGGCTATGACTTAATCGTACTGAAATCCATATGCATGCCTGTTAGCATAGAAAACCAATAGGCTTCTTTAAATGCATTGAAAATCCGAACCACTATAATTCTAGCTGATGAGCAATTACATTCTTAATTTTACCTGAGCAAAATACATAAATCCGTTGATGCTATAGTATGCAGGCCTAAGTTTATTAATGGGAAGACTTCTTGCCTAAGAAacgaaaataaaaagaagaatcCGTTAGCATCAAATTAGCAGTGTAATCAAATTATGCGATTATGCTGACGTAGCAAGGGATAGTTATCTACCTGGTAATATATCTCAGCCCAGAAAAGAACAAGCAACATATATGTCGAAAAGAATAGAAGATTCGGAAGATCCAGAAGCACCATTTCGAGTGCCTGTATAAGGATCGATGTCATAATTAAGGCAATGAAGCTAAACTAAGATGATATCGGTAACATAACAATTATTGCTTCAGGTGACCGGAATTATAACTAACTCTACACATTTCGGAATACCGGAATTGTGATTTAAACAATATGAACTGTTGGATTCATATGGCAGGCATTGTTATGATAGTCTAGAGATTAAATGACCATGCTATCAAAATGCTCTTTTCACAATGTAAAAAGCCGGATTATCGACTCTAAACAACGACGCATACCTTGGATTTAACGAGAAACACAGTCTTGTAGAAACCGAAAAGAACAGCCCTCACTGTTAAAATGGCGTGCAATGATTTATTTTAGCAGAGTTATAAAACAGCTAGTTGCAGAACTATGAGAGATTATAACACACAAGTCTTACATCCATTCACAACGAAGTTCATCAAGTGGAAAACCTTTTGGGTCGTCCACCCGTACTCCGGCACTCGTAGTTGAATCCGGCATAGTTGTACCTAAGTAATTTTGATTTGATACCATGCATTATAAAGTTTACAAGTACAATGGCAATACAAatcgtaaataataaataataaaatttgcatgaattagaatcagaatcaaCTCAGCCAACATAACCAAGACCTTATTGGCATAAATAAACTTTTTTGAGGATAATTCATTAATGTGGAGTAGACATTAATATCAAATTCAATCCATACACAACCTTTACCTCCTAAAGCCATTCATTAAATCATTGAAGGGTTTCATATTTTCATTTGatgtttcattaaaagtccctgtTCTTTGAAAAGAAATCCCCAGTGAAAAACATGAAAAATGCAGATGAAGAaacaaaatgaaacaaatgaaacaaaagAATACCAGAGCAACAAATGAAACAAAAGCATAAGAAACGGCCAGTAAATGGAAAATGAATCTTTGGCATTCCTGGGATTTATCAATCTCATCCCACCAATCAAACATCCCT contains:
- the LOC108462373 gene encoding tobamovirus multiplication protein 1-like; translation: MMRVKGIVQTLLLNRLRENGGMFDWWDEIDKSQECQRFIFHLLAVSYAFVSFVALVQLCRIQLRVPEYGWTTQKVFHLMNFVVNGLRAVLFGFYKTVFLVKSKALEMVLLDLPNLLFFSTYMLLVLFWAEIYYQARSLPINKLRPAYYSINGFMYFAQACIWISVRLSHSPIAIEFARLFISVISLCAAFGFILYGGRLFFMLRRFPIESRGRQKKLFEVGFVTGICCACFLLRCFMVLASVFDKNADIDVLYHPLLNLIYYMLVEILPSALVLFILRKLPPKRVSDQYHPIR